One genomic window of Corynebacterium massiliense DSM 45435 includes the following:
- the brnQ gene encoding branched-chain amino acid transport system II carrier protein, producing the protein MSQTTSRPVTVFFCGLMLFSMFFGAGNTILPPMLGIEAGESFWPAILGFLTAGVLLPVAAIIAIAVSGRDLRQLANRGGVAFGTVFSVMVYLAIGAFYALPRTGAVSFDTAISHTWDVDSLPARLAFNAVFFGIALLLCWNPSRVLDALGRFLTPILVALLALLIVLSFANWQRSPGPGMDAPFTSGLMEGYLTMDSLGALAYGIVIVTALKLRGFDSHRHVVRGATTTALIAGGFLAVIYLGLAFVGQLLPDAQTYDSGAAVLNDAARLTMGPIGQAVFALIISLACLTTAIGLINATGEFFHQLVPGLSYHAWASIFTVAAVLMASMGLETVMAIAAPVVEFLYPPAITLIALTILEYVLPTRHTFHHTLRIPLWTATVVSAVLVAGLGDWLPLADAEIGWVIPTVIAAAAGWFVDRAGAVKEPSPAH; encoded by the coding sequence ATGTCCCAAACCACCTCCCGCCCCGTCACGGTCTTTTTCTGCGGGCTGATGCTCTTTTCTATGTTCTTCGGCGCCGGCAACACCATCCTGCCGCCGATGCTGGGCATCGAGGCCGGGGAAAGCTTCTGGCCCGCCATCCTCGGTTTCCTCACCGCCGGCGTGCTGCTGCCGGTCGCCGCGATCATCGCCATCGCGGTCTCCGGACGCGATCTGCGCCAGCTGGCCAACCGCGGCGGCGTCGCCTTCGGCACGGTCTTTTCCGTGATGGTCTACCTGGCCATCGGCGCGTTCTACGCCCTGCCGCGTACCGGCGCGGTCTCCTTCGACACCGCGATTTCCCACACGTGGGACGTCGACTCCCTGCCGGCGCGCCTGGCGTTCAACGCGGTCTTTTTCGGCATCGCCCTGTTGCTGTGCTGGAACCCCTCCCGCGTGCTGGACGCGCTGGGCCGCTTCCTCACCCCGATCCTGGTCGCGCTGTTGGCGCTGCTCATTGTGCTGAGTTTTGCCAACTGGCAGCGCTCCCCCGGCCCGGGGATGGACGCTCCATTTACCTCCGGGCTGATGGAGGGCTACCTGACCATGGATTCGCTGGGCGCGCTGGCCTACGGCATCGTCATCGTCACCGCGCTGAAGCTGCGCGGCTTTGACTCCCACCGCCACGTCGTCCGCGGCGCGACCACCACCGCGCTCATCGCCGGCGGCTTTCTGGCCGTCATCTACCTGGGCCTGGCGTTCGTGGGCCAGCTGCTGCCCGACGCGCAGACGTACGATTCCGGTGCCGCCGTGCTTAACGATGCCGCCCGCCTCACCATGGGCCCCATCGGCCAGGCCGTCTTCGCCCTCATCATCAGCCTGGCGTGCCTGACCACCGCCATCGGGCTCATCAACGCGACCGGCGAGTTCTTCCACCAGCTGGTGCCGGGGCTGTCCTACCACGCGTGGGCGAGCATCTTCACCGTCGCGGCGGTGCTCATGGCGTCGATGGGCCTGGAGACGGTCATGGCCATCGCCGCCCCCGTAGTCGAGTTCCTGTACCCGCCGGCCATCACACTCATCGCGCTGACCATCCTGGAGTACGTCCTTCCCACCCGGCACACGTTCCACCACACCCTGCGCATCCCACTGTGGACCGCGACGGTGGTCTCCGCCGTCCTGGTCGCGGGACTGGGCGATTGGCTGCCGCTTGCCGATGCCGAAATCGGCTGGGTCATCCCCACCGTCATCGCGGCAGCTGCCGGCTGGTTCGTCGACCGCGCCGGCGCTGTCAAGGAACCATCGCCAGCGCACTAG
- a CDS encoding ABC transporter ATP-binding protein has protein sequence MDSITRIVRSASALWPYYLGVLLTATVSAILALTSPFIVRGATNTIVDAVQGGTDSGDALRKVLIFAAFLFLADAANSVFKNIGGYIGDVMVSRLRQILSTRYFAKLLSLPQGYYDNQVTGTIIARLDRSIMFITMFVQSFANNFFSTLIQVAAVLAITAWYYWPLAVLLAALFPVYMWLTALTSKRWQKFEKDKNEQIDVANGRFAEVIGQIKVTKSFVAEPRELKDFARHYGKYVSTTQPQSRWWHSMDTIRGLAMALLFFGIYAVIFWRTLHGYFSIGDMVMLLQMVTMAKQPVFMMSWIVDSAQRAIAGSRDYFKVMEEPVERTANTEVVAATTAADEPDLDLRLPQPLVPHADAPVFSFRDVEFAYEKGKPVIQGISFHADEGQKVALVGESGGGKSTLVDLLLGLYTPSAGQLCVLGHDVRDLSAEELRASVGVVFQEPFLFSGTIRENIAYGKPGATDEEIVAVAKRASAHEFISSFPDGYDTIVGERGLRLSGGQKQRVAVARAMLKDAPVLVLDEATSALDTKSERIVQAGLDDLMRDRTTLIIAHRLSTIANVDTIVTVDKGQVSEIGSPAELAQTGGIYSQLLQLTQSTSAADKQRLKRYGFVSASEDDEEGDGDS, from the coding sequence GTGGATTCGATTACGCGTATCGTGCGCAGCGCGTCTGCGCTGTGGCCGTATTACCTAGGGGTTTTGCTCACCGCGACGGTCAGCGCGATTCTGGCGCTGACCTCGCCGTTTATCGTCCGCGGCGCGACGAACACGATTGTCGATGCCGTCCAGGGCGGCACCGACAGCGGCGACGCGCTGCGCAAGGTGCTCATCTTCGCGGCGTTTCTTTTCCTGGCCGACGCCGCGAATTCGGTGTTTAAAAACATCGGCGGCTACATCGGCGACGTGATGGTCTCCCGGCTGCGGCAGATCCTTTCCACGCGCTACTTCGCCAAGCTGCTGTCCCTGCCGCAGGGCTACTACGACAACCAAGTCACCGGCACCATCATCGCGCGGCTGGATCGCTCCATCATGTTCATCACGATGTTCGTCCAGTCGTTTGCGAACAACTTCTTTTCCACCCTCATCCAGGTCGCCGCGGTGCTGGCGATCACGGCGTGGTACTACTGGCCGCTCGCGGTCCTGCTCGCCGCCCTTTTCCCCGTCTACATGTGGCTGACGGCGCTGACGTCGAAGCGCTGGCAGAAGTTTGAGAAGGACAAAAACGAGCAGATCGATGTGGCCAACGGGCGTTTCGCGGAGGTCATTGGCCAGATCAAGGTCACCAAGTCGTTCGTGGCGGAGCCGCGCGAGCTAAAAGACTTCGCGCGCCACTACGGCAAGTACGTCTCCACGACCCAGCCGCAGTCCCGCTGGTGGCACAGCATGGACACCATCCGCGGGTTGGCCATGGCGCTGCTGTTTTTCGGCATCTACGCCGTCATCTTCTGGCGCACCCTGCACGGGTACTTCTCCATCGGCGACATGGTGATGCTGTTGCAGATGGTCACCATGGCCAAGCAACCGGTGTTCATGATGAGCTGGATCGTGGACTCGGCCCAGCGCGCCATCGCCGGCTCCCGCGACTACTTCAAGGTCATGGAAGAGCCGGTCGAGCGCACCGCCAACACGGAAGTCGTGGCGGCCACCACCGCGGCCGACGAGCCGGACCTCGACCTGCGCCTGCCGCAGCCGTTGGTTCCCCACGCGGACGCGCCGGTGTTTTCCTTCCGCGACGTGGAATTCGCCTACGAAAAGGGAAAGCCGGTCATCCAGGGCATCAGCTTCCACGCCGACGAGGGGCAAAAAGTCGCGTTGGTCGGCGAGTCCGGCGGCGGCAAGTCCACGCTGGTCGACCTGCTACTCGGCCTGTATACCCCGTCCGCGGGCCAGCTGTGCGTCCTCGGCCACGACGTGCGCGATCTCTCCGCGGAGGAGCTACGCGCCTCGGTCGGCGTCGTCTTTCAGGAGCCGTTTTTGTTCTCCGGGACGATCCGCGAAAACATCGCCTACGGAAAGCCGGGCGCCACGGACGAGGAGATCGTCGCCGTGGCCAAGCGCGCCAGCGCGCACGAGTTCATCAGCTCTTTCCCGGACGGCTACGACACTATCGTCGGCGAGCGCGGCCTGCGCCTGTCCGGCGGCCAGAAGCAACGCGTGGCGGTGGCCCGGGCGATGCTTAAAGACGCGCCGGTACTCGTCCTGGACGAGGCGACCTCTGCGCTGGATACCAAGTCGGAGCGCATCGTCCAGGCCGGCCTCGACGATCTGATGCGGGACCGCACGACGCTCATCATCGCGCACCGCCTGTCCACCATCGCCAACGTGGACACCATCGTCACCGTGGACAAGGGACAGGTTTCCGAGATCGGCTCGCCGGCGGAGCTCGCCCAGACGGGCGGAATTTATTCGCAGCTTTTGCAACTGACCCAGTCCACGTCGGCGGCGGACAAGCAGCGCCTCAAGCGCTACGGGTTTGTCAGCGCGTCTGAAGACGACGAGGAGGGCGACGGCGATAGCTAG
- the brnQ gene encoding branched-chain amino acid transport system II carrier protein, with product MTKSRVTTLAAASLMLFSMFFGAGNLIFPPEVGANSGTNFWPAIGGFLLASVILPTLAIIAIAVSGNDVRDLASRGGWLFGLLFSVMAYLSIGAFYALPRTGATAMETAITPLTGWDGAGSSVAFNVIFFAVTLLLAWRPTTIVDTLGKFLTPALVALLFVLIAVAMVTGQRTPAAPMEDYAGHPMVTGLFEGYNTMDAISGLAFGIVVIAALRTKGFKPGKSMVRGTMLTSLFSGALLAVIYLGLAYVAQTVEGSQDYNSGAALLADSAHLTMGTVGQVAFSAIVILACLTTSVGLLTATGEFFAALVPKVNYHYWAVGFTILSLVLAIQGLDTVLLVAVPIITFLYPPAITLIILTVLNPRNNLRYAYRFALWTAVAWSALTVAWDPQWLSVSPGQALGVGWFVPTLIAALIGVAVDFARPVQQEPQSV from the coding sequence ATGACGAAGTCACGAGTGACAACGCTGGCCGCAGCGTCCCTGATGCTTTTCTCCATGTTCTTCGGTGCGGGCAACCTTATTTTTCCTCCCGAGGTAGGTGCCAACTCCGGAACGAACTTCTGGCCCGCTATTGGGGGATTCCTTCTCGCCAGCGTCATCCTGCCGACCCTGGCGATTATCGCCATCGCCGTCTCCGGCAACGACGTCCGTGACCTGGCCTCCCGCGGCGGCTGGCTGTTCGGCCTGCTGTTTTCGGTCATGGCCTACCTGTCCATCGGCGCGTTTTACGCCCTGCCGCGTACCGGCGCGACCGCCATGGAAACGGCCATCACGCCTCTCACCGGATGGGACGGCGCTGGATCGTCGGTGGCCTTCAACGTCATCTTCTTTGCCGTCACCCTGCTTTTGGCGTGGCGCCCGACCACCATCGTGGACACCCTGGGCAAGTTCCTGACCCCGGCGCTGGTCGCTCTGCTGTTCGTCCTCATCGCCGTGGCGATGGTGACCGGGCAGCGCACCCCGGCCGCCCCGATGGAAGACTACGCCGGCCACCCCATGGTCACCGGCCTGTTCGAGGGCTACAACACCATGGACGCGATCTCGGGCCTGGCGTTCGGCATCGTGGTCATCGCCGCGCTGCGCACCAAAGGTTTTAAGCCGGGCAAGAGCATGGTCCGCGGGACCATGCTGACCAGCCTGTTCTCCGGCGCCCTGCTGGCCGTCATCTACCTGGGCCTGGCGTATGTTGCCCAGACCGTGGAGGGCAGCCAGGACTACAACTCCGGCGCCGCCCTTTTGGCCGACTCGGCGCATCTGACCATGGGCACCGTCGGCCAGGTGGCCTTTTCGGCCATCGTCATCCTGGCGTGCCTGACCACCTCGGTGGGCCTGCTGACCGCCACCGGCGAGTTCTTCGCCGCGCTGGTCCCGAAGGTGAATTACCACTACTGGGCAGTCGGGTTCACCATCCTGTCGCTGGTCCTGGCCATCCAGGGGCTGGACACGGTCCTGCTCGTCGCGGTGCCGATCATCACGTTCCTGTACCCGCCGGCCATCACGCTCATCATCCTGACCGTGCTGAATCCGCGCAACAACCTGCGCTACGCCTACCGCTTCGCGCTGTGGACGGCGGTGGCGTGGTCCGCCCTGACCGTGGCGTGGGATCCGCAGTGGTTGAGCGTTTCCCCCGGCCAGGCCCTCGGCGTGGGCTGGTTCGTCCCCACCCTGATCGCCGCGCTCATCGGCGTCGCCGTCGACTTCGCCCGGCCTGTGCAGCAAGAGCCGCAGAGCGTCTAA
- a CDS encoding ABC transporter permease, protein MLKLIARFAVTLVLASVVIFTLLRAVPGDPARIALGVNATDKSVAELSAKLGLDRPLIVQYGEWVAGLVRGDFSISLASQENISAEVIDRGAVSLILVGLAMALSLAIALPAGVWTARHHRDAGGTLVTAAVQVGIAVPSFLVGILLVAVFSVGLGWLPANGWVVPRDSVGAFAARLVLPVIALALVQGAMLTRYVRSAVLDVMSQDFIRTARALGQSPREALVRHGLRNAALPVLTVAGVQLTTLVIGAVVIENVFVLPGLGSMLLDAVTQRDLTTVQSIVMLLVTFTLLINFLVDVAYRAIDPRIGAGARPGKEARV, encoded by the coding sequence ATGCTTAAGCTCATAGCCCGTTTCGCGGTGACCTTGGTCCTCGCGTCCGTCGTCATCTTCACGCTGCTGCGCGCGGTGCCGGGGGATCCTGCCCGCATCGCGTTGGGCGTCAACGCCACCGACAAGTCGGTGGCGGAGCTGTCCGCCAAGCTGGGGCTCGACCGCCCGCTCATCGTCCAGTACGGCGAGTGGGTCGCAGGCCTGGTTCGCGGCGATTTCAGCATCTCGCTGGCCTCGCAGGAAAACATTTCGGCCGAGGTCATCGACCGCGGCGCGGTCTCGCTCATCTTGGTCGGCCTGGCCATGGCGCTCTCACTCGCGATCGCGCTGCCGGCCGGGGTGTGGACCGCGCGCCACCATCGCGACGCGGGCGGCACGCTGGTCACCGCCGCCGTGCAGGTCGGCATCGCGGTGCCCAGTTTCCTTGTCGGCATCCTGCTCGTCGCCGTCTTTTCGGTGGGCCTGGGGTGGTTGCCGGCCAACGGCTGGGTGGTCCCGCGCGACAGCGTGGGCGCGTTCGCCGCGCGCCTGGTGCTGCCAGTCATCGCCTTGGCGCTGGTGCAGGGCGCGATGCTCACCCGCTACGTGCGCTCGGCCGTCCTCGACGTGATGAGCCAGGACTTCATCCGCACCGCCCGGGCGCTCGGCCAGTCACCGCGGGAGGCGCTTGTCCGCCACGGGCTGCGCAATGCCGCACTCCCCGTGCTCACCGTCGCCGGCGTGCAGCTCACCACGCTGGTCATCGGCGCGGTGGTGATTGAAAACGTCTTCGTCCTTCCCGGGTTGGGCTCCATGCTGCTCGACGCGGTCACGCAGCGCGATCTGACCACGGTGCAGTCCATCGTCATGCTGCTGGTCACCTTCACCCTGCTCATCAACTTCCTGGTAGACGTGGCGTACCGCGCCATCGATCCGCGGATCGGCGCCGGCGCCAGGCCCGGAAAGGAGGCCCGCGTATGA
- a CDS encoding BCCT family transporter, which produces MPKRRLQSDPFVFWTALGFIAVFVTATIAFGDTAREVYAAVANTLMDNLTWLYVGGISASLIFLMVIFVSRFGNLRLGDDEDEPEYSMPVWFSMLFAAGLGATLMFWGAAEPLHHAFRPPRGDLEPMSNDAITQAFEFTYYHFAAHMWVIFTLPGLAMGYFIYKRKMPPRLSSVFSPLLGGYVYRWPGKLVDSLAIIGTVFGLAVSVGLGVLQISAGLNILWGVPLVGWVEVIIICVITAAGATSVATGLDRGVKLLSNLNIVGSVVLLVFVVIVGPTLQIFEHTTESFGAYIGNLPELMFWVDSFDENPGWHATWTAFYWAWTICWSPFVGMFFARISRGRTVRQFIGGTIALPSIFVIIWFAAFGRTAVEVERDNPGILTKPVVEEGDTPQVLFTLLEQYPLYVISGAVALAVIVFYFVTSIDSAAMVMDMFATGEENKTPTYYRVGWAVAIGVVTAALLFINDSGIEALQEVVLIVALPFFFMHFVMMYSLVKAMSDDSAAEQRPKSRRWDKTDTPEKLEEGEAQPAPGYDADGNELQRPELEYHEDGYWKLSEDVVVEGELRRTPPEA; this is translated from the coding sequence ATGCCGAAAAGGCGCTTGCAATCGGACCCGTTCGTGTTCTGGACGGCCCTGGGGTTCATCGCGGTCTTCGTCACCGCCACTATCGCGTTCGGCGACACCGCGCGCGAAGTCTACGCCGCGGTGGCCAACACCCTTATGGACAACCTCACCTGGTTGTACGTGGGCGGGATTTCCGCCTCGCTCATCTTCCTCATGGTCATCTTCGTCTCCCGCTTTGGCAACCTGCGCCTGGGCGATGACGAAGACGAGCCGGAATACTCGATGCCGGTGTGGTTTTCCATGCTGTTTGCCGCCGGGCTCGGCGCCACGCTGATGTTTTGGGGTGCGGCCGAGCCGCTGCACCACGCATTCCGCCCGCCGCGCGGTGACCTGGAGCCGATGAGCAACGACGCCATCACCCAGGCCTTCGAGTTCACCTACTACCACTTCGCCGCCCACATGTGGGTCATCTTTACTCTGCCGGGCTTGGCGATGGGCTACTTCATCTACAAGCGCAAAATGCCCCCGCGCCTCTCGTCGGTCTTTTCGCCGCTTTTGGGCGGCTACGTCTACCGCTGGCCGGGCAAGCTGGTCGATTCGTTAGCGATCATCGGCACCGTCTTCGGCCTCGCCGTCTCCGTCGGGCTGGGCGTGCTGCAGATCAGCGCGGGCCTCAACATCCTGTGGGGCGTGCCGCTCGTCGGCTGGGTCGAGGTGATCATCATCTGTGTCATCACCGCAGCCGGCGCGACGTCCGTGGCCACCGGCCTGGACCGCGGCGTGAAACTGTTGTCCAACCTGAACATCGTCGGCTCGGTCGTGCTCTTGGTCTTCGTCGTCATCGTCGGGCCGACGCTGCAGATCTTCGAGCACACCACCGAGTCCTTCGGCGCGTACATCGGCAACCTGCCGGAGCTGATGTTCTGGGTGGACTCGTTCGACGAAAACCCCGGCTGGCACGCCACCTGGACCGCCTTCTACTGGGCGTGGACCATCTGTTGGTCGCCGTTCGTGGGCATGTTCTTCGCCCGCATCTCCCGCGGGCGCACCGTGCGCCAGTTCATCGGCGGCACCATCGCCCTGCCGTCCATCTTCGTCATCATCTGGTTCGCCGCCTTCGGCCGCACCGCCGTGGAGGTCGAACGCGACAACCCGGGCATCCTAACCAAGCCCGTTGTGGAGGAAGGAGACACGCCGCAGGTGCTGTTCACCCTGCTCGAGCAGTACCCGCTCTACGTCATCTCCGGGGCAGTGGCGCTGGCGGTCATCGTCTTCTACTTCGTGACCTCCATCGACTCCGCCGCCATGGTCATGGACATGTTCGCCACCGGCGAGGAGAACAAGACCCCGACGTACTACCGCGTCGGCTGGGCCGTGGCCATCGGCGTGGTCACCGCCGCGCTGCTGTTCATCAACGATTCCGGCATCGAGGCGCTCCAAGAGGTCGTCCTTATCGTGGCGCTCCCGTTCTTCTTCATGCACTTCGTCATGATGTATTCGCTGGTCAAGGCGATGAGCGACGATTCGGCCGCCGAGCAGCGGCCGAAATCCCGGCGGTGGGACAAGACCGACACGCCCGAGAAGCTCGAGGAGGGCGAGGCGCAGCCCGCGCCGGGCTACGACGCCGACGGCAACGAGCTGCAGCGCCCCGAGCTGGAGTACCACGAAGACGGGTACTGGAAGCTTTCCGAAGACGTCGTCGTGGAAGGCGAGCTGCGCCGCACACCCCCGGAGGCTTAG
- a CDS encoding ABC transporter substrate-binding protein produces MVRPASSRALSVAAAATALSLSACSAGHTVVPSYDNRATPGLTLASTLSFSSLDFANVGGVAIPGALMHNVYETLVNIDPDSGEPAPGLATSWETSADGKTYTFHLREGVRFSNGDAFSAHTAAYSIDQVRNEWTNGLAKGMDIVDSARAIDDHTLEVTLRAPSRSWLWSLSTLIGAQMTPAAHGEVIGTGPFTVGDFAPGEYLRLAARPAADYWSEPAHQDVTIKFFPDSTSSVNALRTHQADIVWGLQDPELLADLPADYPVQTGSTTGELVVSMNNAAAPFDDPRARRAVAYAVDRQAANSIVWDGHGTDTGGAPVPPSDPWFTGKDYYPYDPAKAKQLLADAGATGAPITIKVPTRAYTQTIAEFLYSQLTAVGFDVTLESTEFPAVWLADVMGAHDYQASVISHAEPRDITTLFGNPDYYLGYDSPRTRELLAQADRATNPAESNRLMEQAVDQIMADAAALTVMNVPNIVVTRPGVDGVHPDAVTDGMDLTDLRGADA; encoded by the coding sequence ATGGTTCGTCCCGCATCGTCAAGGGCACTGTCCGTGGCCGCCGCGGCCACAGCCCTGTCGCTGAGCGCGTGCTCGGCTGGTCATACCGTCGTCCCGTCCTACGACAATCGCGCCACCCCCGGCCTCACGCTTGCGTCGACCTTGTCTTTTTCGTCCCTCGACTTCGCCAACGTCGGCGGCGTCGCCATCCCCGGGGCGCTGATGCACAACGTGTACGAGACGCTGGTCAACATCGACCCGGACAGCGGCGAGCCCGCCCCGGGCCTGGCCACCTCGTGGGAGACCTCCGCCGACGGGAAGACCTACACGTTCCACCTGCGCGAGGGCGTGCGCTTTTCCAACGGCGATGCCTTTTCCGCCCACACGGCCGCCTACTCCATCGATCAGGTGCGCAACGAGTGGACCAACGGGCTGGCCAAGGGCATGGACATCGTGGATTCGGCGCGCGCTATAGACGACCACACGCTCGAGGTCACGTTGCGCGCCCCCTCCCGCTCGTGGCTGTGGTCGCTGTCCACGCTCATCGGCGCGCAGATGACGCCCGCCGCCCACGGGGAGGTCATCGGCACCGGCCCGTTCACCGTCGGCGACTTCGCGCCCGGCGAGTACCTGCGCCTCGCCGCGCGCCCGGCGGCGGACTACTGGTCGGAGCCTGCCCACCAGGACGTGACCATCAAGTTCTTCCCCGATTCCACCTCGTCCGTTAACGCGCTGCGCACGCACCAGGCGGACATCGTCTGGGGCCTGCAGGACCCGGAGCTGCTCGCGGATCTCCCCGCTGACTACCCGGTGCAAACCGGGTCCACCACCGGTGAGCTCGTCGTGTCCATGAACAACGCCGCCGCGCCTTTCGATGATCCCCGGGCGCGCCGCGCCGTCGCCTACGCCGTGGACCGTCAGGCCGCCAACTCCATCGTGTGGGACGGCCACGGCACCGACACCGGCGGCGCCCCCGTCCCGCCGTCCGATCCGTGGTTTACCGGCAAGGACTACTACCCCTACGACCCGGCCAAGGCGAAGCAGTTGCTTGCCGATGCCGGCGCCACCGGCGCCCCCATCACCATCAAGGTGCCCACCCGCGCCTACACGCAGACCATCGCCGAGTTCTTGTACTCGCAGCTGACCGCCGTGGGCTTCGACGTGACACTGGAAAGCACCGAGTTTCCGGCGGTGTGGCTGGCGGACGTGATGGGCGCGCACGACTACCAGGCTTCGGTGATTAGCCACGCGGAGCCGCGGGACATCACCACGCTGTTTGGCAACCCGGATTACTACCTGGGCTACGATTCCCCGCGCACCCGCGAGCTGCTCGCGCAGGCCGATCGCGCCACCAACCCGGCCGAGAGCAACCGGCTGATGGAACAGGCGGTGGACCAGATTATGGCCGACGCCGCCGCGCTGACGGTGATGAACGTGCCGAATATCGTGGTCACCCGGCCCGGGGTGGACGGCGTGCATCCGGACGCGGTGACCGACGGGATGGATCTCACCGACCTGCGAGGTGCCGATGCTTAA
- a CDS encoding MalY/PatB family protein, with translation MKFPSIATLRFRGTRKWTVYDEDILPLWIAESDFPTAPPVKAAIDKAVAQEGFGYSPAPNRSTLAQAVSDFYADRYGWRPDPRGVFWIGDVVRGLLLGIQYFTRPGSPVIVPTPAYPPFLALPETAGRDRVEVSAEGGLDLGDIDKRFADGAGSILLCSPHNPLGYTFDRDFLAELAEVADRHDARILVDEIHAPLVIDGQHVPAASVSDIAARRCLTVTATSKAWNTAGLKCAQMIFSNARDIATWNGLNGVAKDGTGTLGIWAAEAAYAEGGDFLDAEVECLRQNRDFLVRELPAQVPGLKVTNPQATYLMWLDFRETAIGDVDRPAQWLRDNARVALNEGTDFGTGGAGHARLNFATSPEIVAEAVRRIANALSHTPK, from the coding sequence ATGAAGTTTCCCTCCATAGCTACTCTCCGCTTCCGCGGCACCCGTAAGTGGACGGTCTACGACGAGGACATCCTCCCGCTGTGGATCGCCGAGTCCGATTTCCCCACCGCCCCGCCGGTGAAGGCGGCCATCGACAAGGCGGTGGCTCAAGAAGGCTTCGGCTACTCGCCGGCACCGAACAGGTCCACGCTCGCGCAGGCGGTCTCCGATTTTTATGCAGACCGCTACGGCTGGCGCCCAGACCCGCGCGGGGTGTTTTGGATCGGCGACGTGGTGCGCGGCCTGCTGCTCGGCATCCAGTACTTCACCCGGCCGGGATCCCCGGTTATCGTCCCCACCCCGGCCTACCCGCCTTTCCTCGCCCTGCCGGAAACGGCCGGCCGGGACAGGGTCGAGGTGTCGGCGGAAGGCGGGCTGGATTTAGGCGACATCGACAAGCGCTTCGCGGATGGCGCTGGTTCGATCCTGCTGTGCTCGCCGCACAACCCGCTGGGCTACACCTTCGACCGGGACTTTCTCGCCGAGCTGGCCGAGGTTGCGGACCGCCACGACGCGCGCATTCTTGTCGATGAAATCCACGCCCCCTTAGTCATCGACGGCCAGCACGTTCCGGCGGCGAGCGTGAGCGATATAGCCGCGCGGAGGTGCTTGACGGTGACCGCGACGTCCAAGGCGTGGAACACCGCGGGCCTGAAGTGCGCGCAGATGATTTTCTCAAACGCACGGGACATCGCCACGTGGAACGGCCTCAACGGGGTGGCCAAGGACGGCACCGGCACGCTGGGCATTTGGGCCGCCGAGGCCGCCTACGCGGAAGGCGGGGACTTCCTCGACGCGGAGGTCGAATGCCTACGGCAAAACCGCGACTTCCTCGTCCGCGAGCTGCCCGCGCAGGTCCCCGGGCTCAAGGTGACCAACCCGCAGGCGACCTACCTGATGTGGCTGGACTTTCGCGAGACGGCCATTGGCGATGTAGACCGTCCCGCCCAGTGGCTGCGCGACAACGCCCGGGTTGCGCTCAACGAGGGCACCGACTTCGGCACCGGTGGGGCGGGGCACGCCCGCCTCAATTTCGCCACCTCCCCGGAGATCGTCGCGGAGGCCGTGCGGCGCATCGCCAATGCGCTGTCTCACACACCGAAGTAG
- a CDS encoding LLM class flavin-dependent oxidoreductase, whose translation MAHRADLSLIDFCTIYDDEKPGDSIARSVELAQRAEKLGYSRIWYAEHHNMKSISSSAPAVLIAHIGAHTEKIRLGSGGVMLPNHAPYVVAEQFGMLAEMYPDRIDLGLGRAPGTDMNTLGRALRRSPQSAERFPEDVKELQGYLSGNSPIPGVQAMPGAGTNVPLYILGSSMFGASLAAKYGLPYAFASHFAPAHLKEATAYYRENFQPSEVLAEPYTIAAVNVLAAPTDDEAQDIWERVAFNRVKRFAGRGRFLTDEQVEQLIGNYQGQQILGMLQYSAVGTRDAVRDYLTEFQETAQADELMISPLASSHAECLQGIDILADAWELTAAD comes from the coding sequence ATGGCCCACCGAGCGGATCTGTCGCTCATCGACTTCTGCACGATCTACGACGACGAAAAGCCCGGCGATTCCATCGCGCGATCGGTGGAGCTGGCGCAGCGCGCGGAGAAGCTGGGGTACTCGCGCATCTGGTACGCCGAGCACCACAACATGAAAAGCATCAGCTCCTCGGCCCCGGCGGTGCTCATCGCCCACATCGGCGCGCACACGGAGAAGATCCGCCTGGGCTCCGGCGGCGTGATGTTGCCCAACCACGCGCCCTACGTCGTGGCCGAACAATTCGGCATGCTCGCGGAGATGTACCCCGACCGCATCGATCTCGGTCTAGGCCGCGCGCCGGGTACCGATATGAATACCCTCGGCCGGGCGCTGCGGCGCAGCCCGCAGTCCGCCGAGCGCTTCCCGGAAGACGTCAAGGAGCTGCAGGGGTATCTGAGCGGCAACTCCCCTATCCCCGGCGTGCAGGCCATGCCGGGCGCGGGGACCAACGTGCCGCTCTACATCTTGGGCTCGTCGATGTTCGGCGCGAGCCTGGCCGCCAAGTACGGCCTGCCGTACGCGTTTGCCTCCCACTTCGCCCCGGCGCACTTGAAGGAGGCGACCGCCTACTACCGCGAGAACTTCCAGCCCTCCGAGGTGCTTGCCGAGCCCTACACCATCGCCGCGGTCAACGTGCTGGCCGCGCCGACTGACGATGAGGCGCAGGACATCTGGGAGCGCGTCGCCTTCAACCGTGTCAAACGCTTCGCCGGGCGCGGCCGGTTCCTCACCGACGAGCAGGTGGAACAGCTAATCGGCAACTACCAGGGACAGCAGATTTTAGGCATGCTGCAGTACTCGGCGGTGGGCACCCGGGACGCGGTGCGCGACTACCTCACCGAATTCCAGGAAACGGCCCAGGCTGACGAGTTGATGATCTCCCCGCTGGCCTCCTCTCACGCGGAGTGCCTTCAGGGCATCGACATCCTCGCCGATGCCTGGGAGCTCACCGCCGCGGACTAA